Proteins co-encoded in one Opitutus terrae PB90-1 genomic window:
- a CDS encoding FG-GAP repeat protein gives MSSLACRPLRAALLFAVAATAVSAQSWSTPARITAAGLPAGSRFGAAVSLSGHTLVLGAPDDSTSTPYAGSAYVFLRQDGVWRQQARLTGPATEGYRSFGETVAVDGDTLVVGAPFDDPDGYASGAAYVYGRSGTSWQLRAVLRPADPAEDKQFGHAVAIDNDVIVVGAFLDSDYALYSGAAYVFTSATGPWTQVAKLTASDPSEVAFFGSAVAIQDHTIVVGAPVAESAYVFGRRSGRYVQVARLRSNDYDPDDTYVAFGAAVSVDAGRIAVGAPLAAFNGVQSGAAYVFGKSGSNWVQQARVLAQGGQPETEFGTAVALRQNTLVVGAPYEGDQNQGAVFVYQLVNAEWTQNARLTAPAKPAVAFLGISVAAGTDGVVGGAPGYSYEGATSVVGAAEVFAPR, from the coding sequence ATGAGCTCCCTCGCCTGCCGGCCGCTGCGTGCGGCCCTTCTGTTCGCGGTCGCTGCGACCGCCGTCTCGGCCCAATCGTGGTCGACTCCGGCCCGGATCACCGCCGCCGGGCTGCCTGCCGGCTCGCGCTTTGGCGCGGCCGTCTCGCTCAGCGGCCACACACTCGTGCTCGGCGCGCCCGATGACTCGACGTCCACGCCGTATGCAGGTTCTGCTTACGTGTTTCTCCGCCAGGACGGCGTCTGGCGCCAGCAAGCGCGGCTGACCGGGCCGGCGACGGAAGGCTATCGTTCGTTCGGTGAAACCGTGGCCGTCGACGGCGACACGCTGGTGGTGGGCGCGCCCTTCGACGATCCTGACGGTTATGCTTCGGGGGCCGCTTACGTCTACGGCCGCTCCGGGACAAGCTGGCAGCTGCGCGCCGTGCTGCGCCCGGCGGATCCGGCGGAAGACAAGCAGTTCGGGCATGCCGTGGCGATCGACAACGACGTGATCGTCGTCGGCGCGTTTCTCGATAGCGACTACGCGCTCTACTCCGGCGCGGCGTACGTTTTCACTTCGGCCACGGGTCCGTGGACCCAGGTCGCCAAGCTCACCGCCAGCGATCCAAGCGAGGTCGCGTTCTTCGGTTCCGCCGTGGCGATTCAGGATCACACGATCGTGGTCGGCGCGCCCGTCGCGGAATCGGCTTACGTTTTCGGCCGGCGCTCGGGACGCTATGTGCAAGTGGCGCGACTGCGCTCGAACGACTATGATCCGGACGACACTTATGTCGCCTTCGGCGCCGCGGTATCGGTCGATGCGGGACGGATCGCCGTGGGTGCGCCGCTCGCGGCGTTCAACGGCGTGCAGTCTGGCGCCGCTTATGTGTTCGGCAAGAGCGGCAGCAACTGGGTGCAGCAGGCCCGGGTCCTCGCGCAAGGCGGGCAGCCCGAAACGGAGTTCGGCACCGCCGTCGCGCTGCGCCAAAACACGCTCGTCGTCGGCGCGCCTTACGAAGGCGATCAAAACCAGGGCGCGGTTTTCGTTTATCAACTCGTGAACGCGGAGTGGACGCAAAATGCGCGGTTGACCGCGCCGGCCAAGCCCGCCGTCGCGTTTCTCGGCATCAGCGTGGCCGCCGGTACGGACGGCGTCGTCGGTGGCGCGCCTGGGTATTCCTACGAAGGCGCGACGAGCGTGGTGGGCGCCGCGGAAGTTTTCGCTCCGCGCTGA
- a CDS encoding sulfite oxidase-like oxidoreductase yields the protein MSQARYIEAKQKWAEKQQARGFRPRAVASSDRLPPGQKLTTSFPVLDLGVQPEIPLAEWRLSVGGLVERPTTLTWDEFNALPQVEDTSDFHCVTTWSRYDCRWSGVAFTKLYELAQPKPEARFVYFTSFDGYSTNVPLAACLDDDVLVATRFDGAPLTREHGGPARVIIPKLYAWKGAKFVSSIAFLADDKPGFWELRGYSDTADPWKEERYQDPSSPPVPLFPNPEV from the coding sequence ATGTCGCAGGCGCGCTACATCGAAGCGAAACAGAAGTGGGCGGAGAAACAGCAAGCACGAGGTTTCCGGCCGCGGGCCGTCGCCTCGTCCGACCGGTTGCCCCCCGGCCAGAAGCTGACCACGAGCTTCCCGGTTCTCGATCTCGGCGTGCAACCGGAAATCCCGCTTGCTGAATGGCGCCTCTCAGTGGGCGGACTCGTGGAGCGACCGACGACGCTCACTTGGGACGAGTTCAATGCGCTCCCGCAGGTGGAGGATACGAGCGATTTTCACTGTGTGACCACGTGGAGCCGCTACGACTGCCGGTGGAGCGGCGTCGCTTTCACCAAGCTCTACGAGTTGGCCCAGCCCAAACCGGAGGCGCGGTTCGTCTACTTCACCAGCTTCGACGGCTACTCGACGAACGTGCCCCTGGCCGCGTGCCTCGACGATGACGTGCTGGTCGCCACACGGTTTGACGGCGCGCCGCTGACGCGCGAGCACGGCGGACCGGCCCGCGTGATTATTCCAAAGCTCTACGCCTGGAAGGGCGCGAAGTTCGTCAGCAGCATCGCGTTCCTCGCCGACGACAAGCCGGGCTTCTGGGAGTTGCGCGGCTACTCCGACACCGCCGATCCGTGGAAAGAGGAACGCTATCAGGATCCGTCGAGTCCGCCCGTGCCGCTGTTTCCGAATCCGGAGGTCTAG
- the pelA gene encoding pectate lyase: protein MSPRWLSCLILTSVVTSGLVQAAPPPRGWPAEPFAPLTPERIAALPAAERAAWETYWQQSERLASELPARAHADASPLQPMSGPPKGGIHSKGLRLEAPTAWYATEEARAVANRVVAGQLEIGGWPKGRDYSRDLDPDRARPAGSDGATFDNNATISELHYLAEAITAAPGDPRATKWSAGFERGLRYLFAAQYPHGGFPQYYPLIGGYHDGVTFNDDAMTNVLELLRDVGAGAAPFAFVPPELRQASAARFQRGVACTLATQLRDANGRRTVWCQQYDPLTLRAAAARNFEPIADASRESARVVLMLMRLPDPSPEVREAVEGAVAWFRRTALHDLKVRRAPGDTRGEAIPAPGAPPLWARFYEPGTTTPIFGDRDRTIHYDLAEVSAERIAGYTWYTDAPASVLRRYEKWQARR, encoded by the coding sequence ATGTCACCCCGCTGGCTATCCTGCCTGATTCTCACCAGTGTCGTCACCTCAGGGTTGGTGCAGGCTGCACCGCCGCCGCGTGGCTGGCCCGCCGAGCCCTTTGCTCCGCTTACGCCGGAGCGGATTGCGGCCCTGCCGGCGGCCGAGCGCGCCGCGTGGGAAACGTATTGGCAGCAGTCGGAGCGGCTCGCGAGCGAGCTGCCCGCGCGGGCCCACGCCGACGCCTCGCCGCTGCAGCCAATGTCCGGTCCGCCGAAGGGCGGCATTCACAGCAAGGGCCTCCGGCTCGAAGCGCCAACAGCGTGGTATGCGACCGAAGAGGCGCGCGCGGTCGCCAACCGTGTGGTCGCCGGTCAGCTCGAGATCGGCGGCTGGCCGAAGGGCCGGGATTATTCCCGCGACCTCGATCCAGACCGGGCGCGTCCCGCCGGCTCGGACGGCGCCACGTTCGACAACAACGCGACGATTTCGGAGCTGCACTATCTCGCGGAGGCGATCACCGCGGCGCCCGGCGACCCACGCGCCACGAAGTGGAGCGCCGGGTTCGAGCGCGGCCTGCGCTACCTCTTCGCAGCGCAATATCCACATGGCGGATTCCCGCAGTATTATCCGTTAATCGGTGGTTATCACGACGGCGTGACGTTCAACGACGACGCGATGACCAACGTGCTCGAGCTGCTGCGCGATGTCGGCGCCGGTGCAGCGCCCTTTGCGTTCGTGCCGCCGGAACTGCGCCAGGCAAGCGCGGCGCGGTTCCAGCGCGGCGTCGCGTGCACGCTGGCCACGCAGCTGCGCGACGCGAACGGCCGCCGGACCGTCTGGTGCCAGCAGTATGATCCGCTCACCTTGCGGGCGGCCGCGGCGCGGAACTTCGAGCCGATCGCCGATGCATCGCGGGAGAGCGCGCGAGTCGTGCTCATGCTCATGCGCCTGCCCGATCCTTCGCCGGAGGTGCGGGAGGCGGTCGAGGGCGCGGTCGCCTGGTTCCGGCGGACCGCATTGCACGATTTGAAAGTCCGGCGCGCGCCGGGCGACACGCGCGGCGAGGCGATACCGGCGCCCGGTGCGCCGCCCCTCTGGGCGCGTTTCTACGAACCGGGCACCACGACCCCGATCTTTGGCGACCGCGATCGCACGATCCATTACGATCTCGCGGAAGTTTCGGCGGAGCGGATCGCCGGGTATACGTGGTATACGGACGCGCCCGCGAGCGTGTTGCGCCGTTATGAAAAGTGGCAGGCGCGACGCTGA
- a CDS encoding two-component system sensor histidine kinase NtrB — protein sequence MSRELPRPAGVAGVTPNDSPRATSTPAFFRHAFDAAGDALLVVDAASATVVAANRACTALLGTVETALVGQPLVELAPFRGQTEWCAGLLGLPDGGALADRIVHVADPGGQQRTLELAGRGFAQGARVFVQVTLHDVTAARMREHRAAQARKMEAVRQLASATAHDFNNVLSCIRGYVSIALETAGVTGDMQEILTRVKDVSLRAGELSQRLLDFSRQRKLTLQSVELGRFVEHVGEEVRATLPPSVALQLHAERPIAVHADETTLRLALTLLLRNAREALDDHGEIALSATRWSLPPPLGQPHRPSETYARLSVRDSGRGMTPETQERLFEPGFTTKKSGRNTGMSLSTVYRIAVQHGGWMEVTSAPGRGSTFSLILPLATPPAV from the coding sequence ATGAGTCGAGAACTCCCCCGACCGGCCGGCGTGGCTGGCGTCACGCCCAACGATTCCCCGCGCGCCACCTCGACGCCGGCCTTCTTTCGCCACGCGTTTGACGCGGCTGGCGACGCGTTGCTGGTGGTGGACGCGGCTTCCGCCACCGTGGTCGCCGCGAATCGCGCCTGCACCGCCTTGCTGGGCACCGTGGAAACCGCGCTAGTGGGGCAGCCGCTCGTCGAACTCGCGCCATTTCGCGGCCAGACGGAATGGTGTGCCGGACTGCTCGGCCTGCCCGACGGCGGAGCGCTCGCCGATCGCATCGTGCACGTCGCGGATCCCGGCGGGCAGCAACGCACGCTGGAATTGGCCGGCCGCGGCTTCGCGCAGGGCGCGCGCGTCTTCGTGCAGGTGACCCTGCACGACGTCACCGCCGCGCGGATGCGCGAGCACCGGGCCGCGCAGGCCCGGAAGATGGAAGCGGTGCGACAGCTGGCGAGCGCCACCGCGCATGATTTCAACAACGTGCTCTCGTGCATCCGCGGCTACGTCTCGATCGCCCTCGAGACGGCGGGCGTCACGGGCGACATGCAGGAAATTTTGACGCGGGTGAAAGACGTGAGCCTGCGCGCGGGTGAGCTGTCGCAGCGGCTGCTCGATTTCAGTCGCCAGCGGAAGCTCACGCTGCAGTCGGTCGAGCTCGGCCGGTTCGTCGAGCACGTGGGCGAGGAAGTGCGAGCGACGCTGCCGCCGAGCGTCGCCCTGCAGCTGCATGCCGAGCGACCGATCGCCGTGCACGCGGATGAAACGACGCTGCGACTCGCCCTCACGCTGCTGCTGCGTAATGCCCGCGAAGCGCTGGACGATCATGGCGAAATCGCGTTGAGCGCCACGCGCTGGAGCCTGCCGCCGCCACTGGGCCAACCGCACCGCCCATCCGAAACGTACGCGCGGCTTAGCGTGCGGGACTCGGGTCGCGGCATGACGCCCGAAACGCAGGAGCGGCTGTTCGAGCCCGGGTTCACCACCAAAAAGTCGGGACGCAACACCGGCATGAGCCTGTCCACCGTCTATCGCATCGCCGTGCAACACGGCGGCTGGATGGAGGTGACCAGTGCACCCGGGCGCGGCTCGACGTTTTCCCTCATCCTGCCGCTGGCGACGCCGCCCGCGGTGTAG